In Fusarium oxysporum f. sp. lycopersici 4287 chromosome 4, whole genome shotgun sequence, a genomic segment contains:
- a CDS encoding condensin complex subunit 1, whose product MVGYLSKQDERSENHKSQLNAFFDVLEERFLDINPYCRCRTLQVYMRLCDLAQKFPKRRQKAAELACRSLEDKSSNVRRNAIKLLGTLIKTHPFTVMHGAQLSRKEWQARLDMVQEELDSLKPPPGVPGFGGDQANTTVDNELLDEATQLGSPQKPTQMTEEEKAAAIKKAQEEAATSEAIEKLTLTRRYYNEALKFIDVIHDATTTICQLLGSRNKSEVIEAMDFFEVGDAYNIEQNKVGIRRMLRLIWTKGNSDEGKGVQTHLIECYRRLFFEAPDSFSPNDSAIYIARNMISLTFGATPAELTSLEQLLATMMKGGMIPEVVISKLWQVYGVQKREISRTQRRGAIIVLGMLATANPEIVVGEMETMLRTGLGLHGRNDLQLAKFTCIALRRINPSGRQSKDSPVKFSRLPNDHAVSVRLAAITEVPSDSKEWYGVAEQAINAIYAISKHPDTLCSDLIRRKARQVFGQSRTPPSSQPSSRPTSRDETKVAPTADQTVTQGEKKKRDNAIALSQLLFIVGHVAIKQIVHLELCELDFKRRKQEKEKAAPAKNDKDKEDADELDLIGGTTEDDFTEAMAHIRERELLYGPNSLLAVFGPLVSEICANNTTYADKGLQAAATLCLAKLMCVSAEYCEANLPLLITIMERSPNATVRSNAVIALGDMAVCFNHLIDENTDFLYRRLADDDASVKRTCLMTLTFLILAGQVKVKGQLGEMAKCLEDEDRRIADLARMFFTELSTKDNAVYNHFVDMFSLLSAGGNMEEESFRRIVKFLLGFVEKVCDALMVGQVITNALTRTNTPNSWPRSLLHDSTVVRLSDNGTMLHMRWAFCSIRMKRLQSWCLKATELFNPLLKGVRYLC is encoded by the coding sequence ATGGTTGGCTACCTCAGCAAGCAAGATGAGCGCAGCGAGAACCACAAGTCCCAACTGAACGCCTTTTTCGACGTGTTGGAGGAGCGATTCCTCGACATCAACCCCTACTGCCGGTGCAGAACTCTGCAAGTGTACATGCGGCTTTGCGATCTTGCACAGAAGTTCCCCAAGCGACGACAGAAAGCCGCGGAACTTGCATGTAGAAGTTTGGAAGACAAGAGCAGCAATGTCAGACGTAACgccatcaagcttcttggcaCGCTTATCAAGACACATCCTTTCACGGTCATGCACGGTGCGCAGCTGTCGAGAAAGGAGTGGCAGGCTCGTTTAGACATGGTCCAGGAGGAGTTGGATTCTCTGAAGCCTCCCCCTGGTGTCCCTGGCTTTGGAGGCGACCAGGCGAACACGACTGTTGATAATGAGCTTCTCGATGAGGCGACACAACTTGGCTCTCCTCAGAAGCCTACCCAGAtgactgaggaggagaaggcggctgccatcaagaaggCACAGGAGGAAGCTGCTACAAGCGAAGCTATCGAGAAGCTGACACTGACCCGGAGATACTACAACGAGGCTCTCAAGTTTATCGACGTTATCCACGACGCCACCACCACGATCTGCCAGCTCCTCGGATCAAGGAACAAGAGCGAGGTTATTGAGGCCATGGACTTCTTTGAGGTCGGTGACGCCTACAACATTGAGCAGAACAAGGTCGGTATTCGGCGTATGCTTCGACTCATCTGGACCAAGGGCAATAGCGACGAAGGAAAGGGTGTCCAGACACACTTGATCGAGTGTTACAGGCGACTCTTCTTCGAGGCACCTGACTCGTTCAGTCCCAATGATTCTGCTATTTACATTGCGCGAAACATGATCAGTTTGACCTTTGGCGCGACACCCGCTGAGCTCACGTCGCTTGAGCAGCTCTTGGCGACAATGATGAAGGGCGGCATGATCCCCGAGGTTGTTATTAGCAAGCTTTGGCAAGTGTATGGTGTTCAGAAACGGGAGATCTCCCGAACTCAGCGCCGAGGTGCTATCATTGTTTTGGGGATGCTGGCAACTGCAAACCCCGAGATTGTGGTTGGTGAGATGGAGACCATGCTTCGAACTGGTCTTGGTCTGCATGGACGCAATGATCTTCAGTTGGCCAAGTTTACATGCATTGCTTTGAGGCGAATCAACCCGTCTGGACGCCAGTCTAAGGACTCTCCTGTCAAGTTCTCACGATTGCCCAACGACCACGCTGTGTCAGTCAGATTGGCTGCCATCACCGAGGTTCCCTCAGACAGCAAAGAGTGGTATGGAGTAGCAGAGCAggccatcaacgccatctaTGCTATTTCTAAGCATCCCGACACCCTCTGCTCAGACCTAATCCGACGAAAAGCTCGACAGGTGTTTGGACAGTCCCGTACCCCGCCATCTTCGCAACCCAGCTCGCGCCCTACATCGCGAGATGAGACAAAGGTTGCGCCAACAGCCGACCAGACTGTGACCCAgggtgagaagaagaaacgcGACAATGCTATCGCTCTGTCTCAGCTTCTATTTATCGTCGGTCACGTTGCCATCAAGCAGATTGTTCATCTTGAGCTGTGTGAACTCGACTTTAAGCGCAGAaagcaggagaaggagaaagcaGCGCCCGCTAAGAACgataaggataaggaagATGCGGATGAGCTTGATCTGATCGGAGGTACAACAGAGGATGATTTTACAGAAGCCATGGCACACATTCGTGAGCGAGAGCTTTTGTACGGACCCAACTCTCTACTAGCTGTCTTTGGCCCGCTGGTATCAGAAATCTGCGCCAACAACACAACGTACGCGGATAAGGGACTCCAAGCCGCTGCGACGCTCTGTCTCGCTAAACTTATGTGCGTGTCTGCCGAGTACTGCGAAGCAAACTTGCCACTACTTATCACTATCATGGAGCGTTCACCCAACGCAACTGTCCGAAGCAATGCTGTTATCGCTCTGGGTGACATGGCTGTCTGCTTCAACCATCTCATTGATGAGAACACCGACTTCCTTTATCGTCGACTGGCTGATGACGATGCGTCCGTCAAGCGAACATGCCTCATGACTCTGACCTTCCTTATTCTGGCCGGAcaggtcaaggtcaagggtcAGCTAGGCGAGATGGCCAAATGtttggaggatgaagatcGCAGGATCGCTGATTTGGCGAGAATGTTCTTCACCGAGCTCAGCACCAAGGACAATGCTGTGTACAACCACTTTGTCGACATGTTCAGTCTGCTCAGCGCTGGCGGCAAtatggaagaggagagttTCCGCAGGATTGTCAagttccttcttggctttgttgaAAAGGTATGTGATGCACTTATGGTTGGACAAGTAATAACTAACGCATTAACCAGGACAAACACGCCAAACAGCTGgccgagaagcttgctgCACGACTCAACCGTTGTGAGACTGAGCGACAATGGAACGATGTTGCATATGCGTTGGGCATTTTGCAGCATAAGAATGAAGAGATTACAAAGTTGGTGTCTGAAGGCTACAGAGTTGTTCAATCCTCTGCTTAAGGGTGTTAGATACTTATGTTGA
- a CDS encoding condensin complex subunit 1 encodes MDTIDFDLNDALKHYMSDPASISTPEADGALFDCENDPEALTLPVVNSVLNPIVDAVADNPDAIMRASHMDSLQFLLKYTAHLPTHALSKIFDLVMSGLSAEADSVHSDIDSPDEQDSVPHHKKLLEIYGFLLQWTIAAVETKAAEKSSTAPAARGRGKGKKGAAKDKDAAWDSATQLQGALEVMCKVLKLKLSKIFLTTSERDTFIGLLTRPVYMVLENEQRVKTTTIRMHCFKVLCIAVKHHGHGYAAQINIIQNLTYFEHLSEPMAEFLHILAETYDYPQLADEVLREISNKEFNSNDTRGPKSVSSFIAKLSELAPRLVIKQMTMLAKQLDSESYTLRCALIEVCGNMVGYLSKQDERSENHKSQLNAFFDVLEERFLDINPYCRCRTLQVYMRLCDLAQKFPKRRQKAAELACRSLEDKSSNVRRNAIKLLGTLIKTHPFTVMHGAQLSRKEWQARLDMVQEELDSLKPPPGVPGFGGDQANTTVDNELLDEATQLGSPQKPTQMTEEEKAAAIKKAQEEAATSEAIEKLTLTRRYYNEALKFIDVIHDATTTICQLLGSRNKSEVIEAMDFFEVGDAYNIEQNKVGIRRMLRLIWTKGNSDEGKGVQTHLIECYRRLFFEAPDSFSPNDSAIYIARNMISLTFGATPAELTSLEQLLATMMKGGMIPEVVISKLWQVYGVQKREISRTQRRGAIIVLGMLATANPEIVVGEMETMLRTGLGLHGRNDLQLAKFTCIALRRINPSGRQSKDSPVKFSRLPNDHAVSVRLAAITEVPSDSKEWYGVAEQAINAIYAISKHPDTLCSDLIRRKARQVFGQSRTPPSSQPSSRPTSRDETKVAPTADQTVTQGEKKKRDNAIALSQLLFIVGHVAIKQIVHLELCELDFKRRKQEKEKAAPAKNDKDKEDADELDLIGGTTEDDFTEAMAHIRERELLYGPNSLLAVFGPLVSEICANNTTYADKGLQAAATLCLAKLMCVSAEYCEANLPLLITIMERSPNATVRSNAVIALGDMAVCFNHLIDENTDFLYRRLADDDASVKRTCLMTLTFLILAGQVKVKGQLGEMAKCLEDEDRRIADLARMFFTELSTKDNAVYNHFVDMFSLLSAGGNMEEESFRRIVKFLLGFVEKDKHAKQLAEKLAARLNRCETERQWNDVAYALGILQHKNEEITKLVSEGYRVVQSSA; translated from the exons ATGGATACCATTGACTTTGACCTTAACGATGCCTTGAAGCACTACATGTCGGATCCAGCCAGCATTTCAACGCCTGAAGCTGACGGGGCTCTTTTCGACTGCGAAAATGATCCCGAAGCCCTTACACTCCCTGTCGTTAACTCTGTCCTGAACCCTATCGTCGACGCAGTCGCCGATAATCCAGATGCCATTATGCGCGCCTCCCACATGGACTCGTTGCAGTTTCTCCTCAA ATACACAGCACATCTTCCCACCCACGCCCTAAGCAAGATCTTCGACCTTGTTATGAGCGGCTTGAGTGCAGAGGCCGACTCTGTCCACTCCGATATCGACTCCCCCGACGAGCAGGACTCGGTACCCCACCACAAGAAACTACTCGAGATATACGGTTTCCTTCTACAATGGACGATCGCTGCTGTTGAGACCAAGGCCGCTGAGAAGTCGTCAACGGCACCTGCTGCTAGAGGACGCggaaagggaaagaaggGGGCTGCAAAGGATAAGGATGCGGCTTGGGATTCGGCTACACAGCTTCAAGGAGCTTTGGAAGTTATGTGCAAGGTTCTTAAGCTCAAGCTCTCCAAGATCTTTCTCACAACAAGCGAAAGAGATACATTTATTGGTCTCCTTACCCGACCAGTTTACATGGTTTTGGAGAACGAGCAACGAGTCAAGACAACGACCATCCGAATGCACTGCTTCAAGGTCCTTTGCATTGCTGTGAAGCATCACGGGCATGGATATG CGGCGCaaatcaacatcatccagaACTTGACATACTTCGAGCACTTGTCGGAACCCATGGCCGAGTTCCTACACATCCTAGCAGAAACTTACGACTATCCTCAGCTCGCTGACGAGGTATTACGCGAAATCAGTAACAAAGAATTCAACTCCAACGATACTAGAGGACCTAAGTCTGTTTCTTCCTTTATTGCCAAGCTTTCTGAGTTGGCGCCACGATTGGTGATCAAGCAGATGACAATGCTTGCGAAGCAGTTGGACAGCGAG TCATATACTCTTCGATGTGCTCTTATCGAGGTCTGTGGAAACATGGTTGGCTACCTCAGCAAGCAAGATGAGCGCAGCGAGAACCACAAGTCCCAACTGAACGCCTTTTTCGACGTGTTGGAGGAGCGATTCCTCGACATCAACCCCTACTGCCGGTGCAGAACTCTGCAAGTGTACATGCGGCTTTGCGATCTTGCACAGAAGTTCCCCAAGCGACGACAGAAAGCCGCGGAACTTGCATGTAGAAGTTTGGAAGACAAGAGCAGCAATGTCAGACGTAACgccatcaagcttcttggcaCGCTTATCAAGACACATCCTTTCACGGTCATGCACGGTGCGCAGCTGTCGAGAAAGGAGTGGCAGGCTCGTTTAGACATGGTCCAGGAGGAGTTGGATTCTCTGAAGCCTCCCCCTGGTGTCCCTGGCTTTGGAGGCGACCAGGCGAACACGACTGTTGATAATGAGCTTCTCGATGAGGCGACACAACTTGGCTCTCCTCAGAAGCCTACCCAGAtgactgaggaggagaaggcggctgccatcaagaaggCACAGGAGGAAGCTGCTACAAGCGAAGCTATCGAGAAGCTGACACTGACCCGGAGATACTACAACGAGGCTCTCAAGTTTATCGACGTTATCCACGACGCCACCACCACGATCTGCCAGCTCCTCGGATCAAGGAACAAGAGCGAGGTTATTGAGGCCATGGACTTCTTTGAGGTCGGTGACGCCTACAACATTGAGCAGAACAAGGTCGGTATTCGGCGTATGCTTCGACTCATCTGGACCAAGGGCAATAGCGACGAAGGAAAGGGTGTCCAGACACACTTGATCGAGTGTTACAGGCGACTCTTCTTCGAGGCACCTGACTCGTTCAGTCCCAATGATTCTGCTATTTACATTGCGCGAAACATGATCAGTTTGACCTTTGGCGCGACACCCGCTGAGCTCACGTCGCTTGAGCAGCTCTTGGCGACAATGATGAAGGGCGGCATGATCCCCGAGGTTGTTATTAGCAAGCTTTGGCAAGTGTATGGTGTTCAGAAACGGGAGATCTCCCGAACTCAGCGCCGAGGTGCTATCATTGTTTTGGGGATGCTGGCAACTGCAAACCCCGAGATTGTGGTTGGTGAGATGGAGACCATGCTTCGAACTGGTCTTGGTCTGCATGGACGCAATGATCTTCAGTTGGCCAAGTTTACATGCATTGCTTTGAGGCGAATCAACCCGTCTGGACGCCAGTCTAAGGACTCTCCTGTCAAGTTCTCACGATTGCCCAACGACCACGCTGTGTCAGTCAGATTGGCTGCCATCACCGAGGTTCCCTCAGACAGCAAAGAGTGGTATGGAGTAGCAGAGCAggccatcaacgccatctaTGCTATTTCTAAGCATCCCGACACCCTCTGCTCAGACCTAATCCGACGAAAAGCTCGACAGGTGTTTGGACAGTCCCGTACCCCGCCATCTTCGCAACCCAGCTCGCGCCCTACATCGCGAGATGAGACAAAGGTTGCGCCAACAGCCGACCAGACTGTGACCCAgggtgagaagaagaaacgcGACAATGCTATCGCTCTGTCTCAGCTTCTATTTATCGTCGGTCACGTTGCCATCAAGCAGATTGTTCATCTTGAGCTGTGTGAACTCGACTTTAAGCGCAGAaagcaggagaaggagaaagcaGCGCCCGCTAAGAACgataaggataaggaagATGCGGATGAGCTTGATCTGATCGGAGGTACAACAGAGGATGATTTTACAGAAGCCATGGCACACATTCGTGAGCGAGAGCTTTTGTACGGACCCAACTCTCTACTAGCTGTCTTTGGCCCGCTGGTATCAGAAATCTGCGCCAACAACACAACGTACGCGGATAAGGGACTCCAAGCCGCTGCGACGCTCTGTCTCGCTAAACTTATGTGCGTGTCTGCCGAGTACTGCGAAGCAAACTTGCCACTACTTATCACTATCATGGAGCGTTCACCCAACGCAACTGTCCGAAGCAATGCTGTTATCGCTCTGGGTGACATGGCTGTCTGCTTCAACCATCTCATTGATGAGAACACCGACTTCCTTTATCGTCGACTGGCTGATGACGATGCGTCCGTCAAGCGAACATGCCTCATGACTCTGACCTTCCTTATTCTGGCCGGAcaggtcaaggtcaagggtcAGCTAGGCGAGATGGCCAAATGtttggaggatgaagatcGCAGGATCGCTGATTTGGCGAGAATGTTCTTCACCGAGCTCAGCACCAAGGACAATGCTGTGTACAACCACTTTGTCGACATGTTCAGTCTGCTCAGCGCTGGCGGCAAtatggaagaggagagttTCCGCAGGATTGTCAagttccttcttggctttgttgaAAAG GACAAACACGCCAAACAGCTGgccgagaagcttgctgCACGACTCAACCGTTGTGAGACTGAGCGACAATGGAACGATGTTGCATATGCGTTGGGCATTTTGCAGCATAAGAATGAAGAGATTACAAAGTTGGTGTCTGAAGGCTACAGAGTTGTTCAATCCTCTGCTTAA
- a CDS encoding condensin complex subunit 1, protein MDTIDFDLNDALKHYMSDPASISTPEADGALFDCENDPEALTLPVVNSVLNPIVDAVADNPDAIMRASHMDSLQFLLKLAPISLHHSPDTPTVGQHSELENPRYTAHLPTHALSKIFDLVMSGLSAEADSVHSDIDSPDEQDSVPHHKKLLEIYGFLLQWTIAAVETKAAEKSSTAPAARGRGKGKKGAAKDKDAAWDSATQLQGALEVMCKVLKLKLSKIFLTTSERDTFIGLLTRPVYMVLENEQRVKTTTIRMHCFKVLCIAVKHHGHGYAAQINIIQNLTYFEHLSEPMAEFLHILAETYDYPQLADEVLREISNKEFNSNDTRGPKSVSSFIAKLSELAPRLVIKQMTMLAKQLDSESYTLRCALIEVCGNMVGYLSKQDERSENHKSQLNAFFDVLEERFLDINPYCRCRTLQVYMRLCDLAQKFPKRRQKAAELACRSLEDKSSNVRRNAIKLLGTLIKTHPFTVMHGAQLSRKEWQARLDMVQEELDSLKPPPGVPGFGGDQANTTVDNELLDEATQLGSPQKPTQMTEEEKAAAIKKAQEEAATSEAIEKLTLTRRYYNEALKFIDVIHDATTTICQLLGSRNKSEVIEAMDFFEVGDAYNIEQNKVGIRRMLRLIWTKGNSDEGKGVQTHLIECYRRLFFEAPDSFSPNDSAIYIARNMISLTFGATPAELTSLEQLLATMMKGGMIPEVVISKLWQVYGVQKREISRTQRRGAIIVLGMLATANPEIVVGEMETMLRTGLGLHGRNDLQLAKFTCIALRRINPSGRQSKDSPVKFSRLPNDHAVSVRLAAITEVPSDSKEWYGVAEQAINAIYAISKHPDTLCSDLIRRKARQVFGQSRTPPSSQPSSRPTSRDETKVAPTADQTVTQGEKKKRDNAIALSQLLFIVGHVAIKQIVHLELCELDFKRRKQEKEKAAPAKNDKDKEDADELDLIGGTTEDDFTEAMAHIRERELLYGPNSLLAVFGPLVSEICANNTTYADKGLQAAATLCLAKLMCVSAEYCEANLPLLITIMERSPNATVRSNAVIALGDMAVCFNHLIDENTDFLYRRLADDDASVKRTCLMTLTFLILAGQVKVKGQLGEMAKCLEDEDRRIADLARMFFTELSTKDNAVYNHFVDMFSLLSAGGNMEEESFRRIVKFLLGFVEKDKHAKQLAEKLAARLNRCETERQWNDVAYALGILQHKNEEITKLVSEGYRVVQSSA, encoded by the exons ATGGATACCATTGACTTTGACCTTAACGATGCCTTGAAGCACTACATGTCGGATCCAGCCAGCATTTCAACGCCTGAAGCTGACGGGGCTCTTTTCGACTGCGAAAATGATCCCGAAGCCCTTACACTCCCTGTCGTTAACTCTGTCCTGAACCCTATCGTCGACGCAGTCGCCGATAATCCAGATGCCATTATGCGCGCCTCCCACATGGACTCGTTGCAGTTTCTCCTCAAGTTAGCCCCCATATCCCTCCATCATTCACCTGATACTCCGACTGTGGGACAACATTCTGAGCTAGAAAATCCCAGATACACAGCACATCTTCCCACCCACGCCCTAAGCAAGATCTTCGACCTTGTTATGAGCGGCTTGAGTGCAGAGGCCGACTCTGTCCACTCCGATATCGACTCCCCCGACGAGCAGGACTCGGTACCCCACCACAAGAAACTACTCGAGATATACGGTTTCCTTCTACAATGGACGATCGCTGCTGTTGAGACCAAGGCCGCTGAGAAGTCGTCAACGGCACCTGCTGCTAGAGGACGCggaaagggaaagaaggGGGCTGCAAAGGATAAGGATGCGGCTTGGGATTCGGCTACACAGCTTCAAGGAGCTTTGGAAGTTATGTGCAAGGTTCTTAAGCTCAAGCTCTCCAAGATCTTTCTCACAACAAGCGAAAGAGATACATTTATTGGTCTCCTTACCCGACCAGTTTACATGGTTTTGGAGAACGAGCAACGAGTCAAGACAACGACCATCCGAATGCACTGCTTCAAGGTCCTTTGCATTGCTGTGAAGCATCACGGGCATGGATATG CGGCGCaaatcaacatcatccagaACTTGACATACTTCGAGCACTTGTCGGAACCCATGGCCGAGTTCCTACACATCCTAGCAGAAACTTACGACTATCCTCAGCTCGCTGACGAGGTATTACGCGAAATCAGTAACAAAGAATTCAACTCCAACGATACTAGAGGACCTAAGTCTGTTTCTTCCTTTATTGCCAAGCTTTCTGAGTTGGCGCCACGATTGGTGATCAAGCAGATGACAATGCTTGCGAAGCAGTTGGACAGCGAG TCATATACTCTTCGATGTGCTCTTATCGAGGTCTGTGGAAACATGGTTGGCTACCTCAGCAAGCAAGATGAGCGCAGCGAGAACCACAAGTCCCAACTGAACGCCTTTTTCGACGTGTTGGAGGAGCGATTCCTCGACATCAACCCCTACTGCCGGTGCAGAACTCTGCAAGTGTACATGCGGCTTTGCGATCTTGCACAGAAGTTCCCCAAGCGACGACAGAAAGCCGCGGAACTTGCATGTAGAAGTTTGGAAGACAAGAGCAGCAATGTCAGACGTAACgccatcaagcttcttggcaCGCTTATCAAGACACATCCTTTCACGGTCATGCACGGTGCGCAGCTGTCGAGAAAGGAGTGGCAGGCTCGTTTAGACATGGTCCAGGAGGAGTTGGATTCTCTGAAGCCTCCCCCTGGTGTCCCTGGCTTTGGAGGCGACCAGGCGAACACGACTGTTGATAATGAGCTTCTCGATGAGGCGACACAACTTGGCTCTCCTCAGAAGCCTACCCAGAtgactgaggaggagaaggcggctgccatcaagaaggCACAGGAGGAAGCTGCTACAAGCGAAGCTATCGAGAAGCTGACACTGACCCGGAGATACTACAACGAGGCTCTCAAGTTTATCGACGTTATCCACGACGCCACCACCACGATCTGCCAGCTCCTCGGATCAAGGAACAAGAGCGAGGTTATTGAGGCCATGGACTTCTTTGAGGTCGGTGACGCCTACAACATTGAGCAGAACAAGGTCGGTATTCGGCGTATGCTTCGACTCATCTGGACCAAGGGCAATAGCGACGAAGGAAAGGGTGTCCAGACACACTTGATCGAGTGTTACAGGCGACTCTTCTTCGAGGCACCTGACTCGTTCAGTCCCAATGATTCTGCTATTTACATTGCGCGAAACATGATCAGTTTGACCTTTGGCGCGACACCCGCTGAGCTCACGTCGCTTGAGCAGCTCTTGGCGACAATGATGAAGGGCGGCATGATCCCCGAGGTTGTTATTAGCAAGCTTTGGCAAGTGTATGGTGTTCAGAAACGGGAGATCTCCCGAACTCAGCGCCGAGGTGCTATCATTGTTTTGGGGATGCTGGCAACTGCAAACCCCGAGATTGTGGTTGGTGAGATGGAGACCATGCTTCGAACTGGTCTTGGTCTGCATGGACGCAATGATCTTCAGTTGGCCAAGTTTACATGCATTGCTTTGAGGCGAATCAACCCGTCTGGACGCCAGTCTAAGGACTCTCCTGTCAAGTTCTCACGATTGCCCAACGACCACGCTGTGTCAGTCAGATTGGCTGCCATCACCGAGGTTCCCTCAGACAGCAAAGAGTGGTATGGAGTAGCAGAGCAggccatcaacgccatctaTGCTATTTCTAAGCATCCCGACACCCTCTGCTCAGACCTAATCCGACGAAAAGCTCGACAGGTGTTTGGACAGTCCCGTACCCCGCCATCTTCGCAACCCAGCTCGCGCCCTACATCGCGAGATGAGACAAAGGTTGCGCCAACAGCCGACCAGACTGTGACCCAgggtgagaagaagaaacgcGACAATGCTATCGCTCTGTCTCAGCTTCTATTTATCGTCGGTCACGTTGCCATCAAGCAGATTGTTCATCTTGAGCTGTGTGAACTCGACTTTAAGCGCAGAaagcaggagaaggagaaagcaGCGCCCGCTAAGAACgataaggataaggaagATGCGGATGAGCTTGATCTGATCGGAGGTACAACAGAGGATGATTTTACAGAAGCCATGGCACACATTCGTGAGCGAGAGCTTTTGTACGGACCCAACTCTCTACTAGCTGTCTTTGGCCCGCTGGTATCAGAAATCTGCGCCAACAACACAACGTACGCGGATAAGGGACTCCAAGCCGCTGCGACGCTCTGTCTCGCTAAACTTATGTGCGTGTCTGCCGAGTACTGCGAAGCAAACTTGCCACTACTTATCACTATCATGGAGCGTTCACCCAACGCAACTGTCCGAAGCAATGCTGTTATCGCTCTGGGTGACATGGCTGTCTGCTTCAACCATCTCATTGATGAGAACACCGACTTCCTTTATCGTCGACTGGCTGATGACGATGCGTCCGTCAAGCGAACATGCCTCATGACTCTGACCTTCCTTATTCTGGCCGGAcaggtcaaggtcaagggtcAGCTAGGCGAGATGGCCAAATGtttggaggatgaagatcGCAGGATCGCTGATTTGGCGAGAATGTTCTTCACCGAGCTCAGCACCAAGGACAATGCTGTGTACAACCACTTTGTCGACATGTTCAGTCTGCTCAGCGCTGGCGGCAAtatggaagaggagagttTCCGCAGGATTGTCAagttccttcttggctttgttgaAAAG GACAAACACGCCAAACAGCTGgccgagaagcttgctgCACGACTCAACCGTTGTGAGACTGAGCGACAATGGAACGATGTTGCATATGCGTTGGGCATTTTGCAGCATAAGAATGAAGAGATTACAAAGTTGGTGTCTGAAGGCTACAGAGTTGTTCAATCCTCTGCTTAA